From the genome of Solea senegalensis isolate Sse05_10M linkage group LG21, IFAPA_SoseM_1, whole genome shotgun sequence:
GCTTCACATAGGACGTGGGAAAAGGAGGGGGGTTTAAAGTGGAactttcaaaagaaaataaaggaaaatgtttGACATAACAGTacctgactgtctgtgtgtctgctcttCTTTTGAGTAACCCCTCCTTTTCTCCAGTACAGCtcgtcaaaaaaaacaacgcagACCTTAGGAGAGacgctaaaataaaaaaagcaacagaaatCGAGACGAGCGTCCAGCTCCTGCACCGAGCCCTCATTCATGGGGCTTCTGCATTTTTATGGTCACTACCACTCATGCATTCATCAGTCCATCCACTCATCCATCCACCTGGTAAGTGTGTAAACTACATTCCTTTGCAGTGCCATAGCTTTAGCCACGTCATGTCACACcacagacataaaaaacaacaacaataaaataacagtgGACGACGCacacaaaaaggacaaaaaagaaaaacaaatagaaacGTATTAAAAAGGCAAACTAAGACCCCTCACACCCACGTTATGTTTTTTCAAGTCTGCCCCaattttcctctctctctctctctctctctctctcccgtccTTCTCTGTCTTCCTCGTCTCTTATGACGAAGAGGACGTCGAAGTGGAGCTGGGCTTTTTTTGGTTGATTAAGTCCAAGTAGAGTTCTGAGCGGAGAAATCGGGGATATGAGTCCTTCTCCATCAGCCCGTATATCCGCCTCTGTGCTAGGTCAAAGCAGGAGCGCGTCACATTCTGCAGGTTGTCCTTGGTGTGGTCTCGGGTGTACGAGTCCAGATTCACCTGCAGGAGAGGCCAAAGAGAAACAGGTGAGACAAACTCCAGGTTGCAGACACCCGGCGCTGATTTGAAGCCAAGTCGCATTCACTCTGACTCACCTCTTTACAAGACTGGATGGCGATGTATTCTGCAAAGATTTTCTTGGCTTTTGAGGCCATCTTGGACTGTGACTTGATCTTCTTATATTCCTCGCATGCGAGCCAGAATTCCAGATTCTCCTCGCTGAACTCCGTGCGCAGGAAAGCTCTGAACGCTGCCAGACCATCtgagacagaaagcagaaagGAGGAGAATAAACAAGATGAGAGTTGACTCGAGTGTCATGGCAACCTCACAGCTAAAGCTCTCCTTGGGAGT
Proteins encoded in this window:
- the rgs3a gene encoding regulator of G-protein signaling 3a isoform X4: MLSTLHTCQVNVHTGCHPMFHTVADFSEKYLERAKDMKNRLAFLRRRNESPGSNPASKLDKTMKSVKPTPEEALKWGDSLDKLLAHKYGLAAFRAFLRTEFSEENLEFWLACEEYKKIKSQSKMASKAKKIFAEYIAIQSCKEVNLDSYTRDHTKDNLQNVTRSCFDLAQRRIYGLMEKDSYPRFLRSELYLDLINQKKPSSTSTSSSS